A window of Rhododendron vialii isolate Sample 1 chromosome 13a, ASM3025357v1 contains these coding sequences:
- the LOC131314391 gene encoding protein ALP1-like, whose product MARLNRTQIRRRRNEMAIMALSAFVSSTLAVFRLYFFITSTKRRPCPHLSPNPNFYQTQVDNLNRLVRGNESDCYDQLRVNRHTFMRLCFLVRGVGLGDSHYVCLEERVAIFLWIISHHTKQRRTKYEFWRSGETVSRHFNAVLQAILRLYNMLLEKPEPIPPNYHDSRWSWFQNCLGALDGTYVPVNPPAVDKPRYRSRKGEISTNVLGVCTRDQKFSYVLSGWEGSATDSRILHNAITRPTGLKVPHGHYYLVNGGYTNGDGFLAPYRGQRYHINIWRQGGVPATKEEYFNMKHSQARNVIERSFGVLKMRFALLKCASYYPIRTQCRIVTACCLVHNLIKREMPNDPIEAEYTQWEQDNLHNVEVDDNIGTVEASNEWTAGRDALATAMFNNWLGNGGGLVENI is encoded by the exons ATGGCAAGATTAAACAGGACCCAaataaggagaagaagaaatgaaatgGCAATCATGGCGTTATCCGCCTTTGTTAGTTCGACATTGGCTGTGTTTCGCCTCTACTTCTTCATCACCTCCACAAAACGACGTCCATGTCCACACTTGTCTCCTAATCCAAACTTTTACCAGACCCAAGTAGATAACCTCAATAGGCTTGTGAGGGGTAATGAAAGTGATTGCTACGATCAGTTGAGGGTGAATAGACATACGTTTATGAGGTTGTGCTTTTTAGTCCGAGGTGTTGGATTAGGGGATTCACACTACGTATGTCTTGAGGAGAGGGTTGCTATTTTCTTGTGGATCATTTCACACCATACAAAGCAGAGGCGTACGAAATATGAGTTTTGGAGATCGGGTGAAACAGTAAGCAGGCATTTCAATGCCGTGCTTCAAGCCATCTTGCGGCTTTACAACATGCTCCTAGAAAAGCCCGAGCCTATTCCTCCTAACTACCACGATAGTAGATGGAGTTGGTTTCAG AATTGTCTTGGGGCTTTGGATGGGACATACGTGCCAGTTAATCCCCCGGCAGTTGACAAGCCACGGTATAGATCAAGGAAGGGTGAGATCTCTACTAATGTCTTAGGTGTTTGTACTCGAGATCAAAAGTTCTCCTATGTATTGTCTGGTTGGGAAGGCTCGGCCACAGACTCTAGAATTCTTCACAATGCCATTACAAGACCCACTGGCTTGAAAGTCCCGCATG GACATTACTACCTTGTGAATGGTGGCTACACAAATGGGGATGGTTTTCTAGCACCGTACCGTGGCCAACGGTATCACATTAACATTTGGAGGCAAGGTGGCGTCCCAGCTACGAAAGAGGAGTACTTCAACATGAAGCACTCCCAAGCTAGGAATGTCATTGAGAGAAGCTTTGGTGTTCTTAAGATGCGATTCGCACTATTGAAATGTGCCTCCTATTACCCCATAAGGACTCAATGTCGTATAGTGACAGCTTGTTGCCTTGTCCATAACCTCATTAagagagagatgccgaacgaTCCTATTGAGGCCGAGTATACGCAATGGGAACAAGACAATCTACATAATGTGGAGGTTGATGACAACATTGGTACCGTCGAAGCTTCCAATGAATGGACTGCGGGGAGGGATGCATTGGCTACCGCCATGTTTAACAATTGGTTAGGCAATGGTGGGGGACTAGTGGAAAATATTTGA